The following coding sequences lie in one Sorghum bicolor cultivar BTx623 chromosome 6, Sorghum_bicolor_NCBIv3, whole genome shotgun sequence genomic window:
- the LOC8069463 gene encoding ras GTPase-activating protein-binding protein 1 — MASPPPPPPPAAASAPPAAASGSPPPAQVVGNAFVHQYYNILHQSPELVYRFYQEASRLGRPAGTGADGMDTVTTMDAINEKIVSMGIDRAEIKAVDAQESLCGGVTVLVMGHLTGRNGVSREFVQSFFLAPQEKGYFVLNDILRYVGEGVGDEGTKQQPAPEVAADVETATPAPILANGTVGGDTGTVPQNASPQPECQVAEPALNQKEEVVNGEEVCNPTNDVEKPVVEETLVPEDINEVPNNVAVAPISSPPVPLEEAPKKSYASIVKVMKEYRPPGSAVPSRPAPLKTEKQASPAPAQVADALAFTSNPQSGSFQDPEVDAHAIYVRSLPLNATPQQLEEEFKRFGAIKHEGIQVRSNKIQGFCYGFVEFEDASAVQTAIEASPVTIGERQCYVEEKRTTGSRGGSRGGRFSPGRGGNFRGEGIRGRGTYNGGRGYGRGEFSYRSDYGGRGGGRGGSSRGDVSYQRVDHSGTASGRGARAPSAATAVAK, encoded by the exons atggcgtcgccgccgccgccgccgcctcccgccGCAGCCTCTGCCCCACCCGCCGCGGCGTCCggatcgccgccgccggcgcaagTG GTGGGCAACGCCTTCGTGCATCAGTACTACAACATCCTGCACCAGTCGCCGGAGCTCGTCTACCGCTTCTACCAGGAGGCCAGCCGCCTCGGGCGCCCCGCCGGCACCGGCGCCGACGGCATGGACACGGTCACCACCATGGAC GCGATTAACGAGAAGATCGTCTCAATGGGCATCGACCGGGCGGAGATCAAGGCGGTGGACGCACAGGAATCTCTCTGTGGCGGCGTCACTGTGCTCGTCATGGGCCACCTTACGGGGAGGAACGGCGTCAGCCGCGAGTTCGTGCAGTCCTTCTTCCTTGCGCCGCAGGAGAAGGGCTACTTCGTTCTCAACGACATACTGCGCTACGTTGGGGAGGGGGTAGGGGACGAGGGGACCAAGCAGCAGCCGGCACCGGAGGTTGCTGCGGATGTGGAGACCGCCACCCCTGCTCCTATCCTGGCCAACGGCACTGTCGGAGGGGACACAGGGACCGTGCCTCAGA ATGCTTCGCCGCAGCCCGAGTGCCAGGTAGCTGAGCCTGCACTTAATCAAAAGGAGGAAGTTGTGAACGGGGAGGAGGTTTGTAACCCGACAAATGATGTGGAGAAGCCTGTTGTTGAGGAAACACTGGTTCCTGAGGACATAAATGAAGTGCCAAATAATGTAGCAGTGGCTCCAATTTCATCTCCCCCTGTACCACTGGAGGAGGCACCAAAGAAGTCATATGCATCAATT GTAAAAGTGATGAAAGAATATCGACCACCAGGATCTGCAGTTCCTTCCAGGCCTGCACCCCTGAAAACAGAGAAGCAAGCGTCTCCTGCCCCCGCTCAGGTTGCTGATGCTCTAGCTTTCACCTCTAATCCTCAGAGTGGCAGCTTTCAAGATCCAGAAG TTGATGCACATGCCATATATGTGCGAAGTCTGCCATTAAATGCCACACCACAACAATTAGAGGAAGAGTTCAAGAGATTTGGCGCCATTAAACATGAAGGCATCCAAGTTAGAAGCAATAAG ATCCAAGGGTTTTGTTATGGCTTTGTAGAATTTGAGGATGCCAGTGCAGTTCAAACTGCAATAGAG GCTTCTCCTGTTACTATTGGTGAACGGCAATGTTATGTTGAAGAAAAAAGAACTACCGGTTCTCGTG GTGGTAGCAGGGGAGGAAGGTTTTCACCGGGTAGAGGTGGCAACTTTCGAGGTGAAGGCATTAGAGGCCGTGGTACATACAATGGAGGTAGAGGGTATGGAAGGGGTGAGTTCAGTTATCGATCTGATTATGGAGGCCGAGGTGGTGGCAGGGGTGGCTCATCAC